One window of Chlamydia sp. 04-14 genomic DNA carries:
- a CDS encoding polymorphic outer membrane protein middle domain-containing protein, translated as MKLKKIPMRNYSLRLLAFSSLAFITSLEARDLSFPFIVPSINLPSSEILKSYVEETNLLGNTRGIASLTLDGYQKLIASSQITIEQGAVLNCFDLNICNTQGPMIFVNNSTQKRGGTFQTENLQIDNNNGFILFSNNSAKNSNTNINASISSPGGAIRTERLRITNNKRPIYFLMNSSSTDGGAIRTTNIILSNNEAPCLFYSNVSLWDTGGGGAIMTNSFESSNNSDDILFIDNRAGTGGGIISYGGCSFSRNQGNIVFSNNVTSNLSEVNNSNGGGITASSLAFTGNSGKIIFQNNSSTGLGGACQCSSLNISENHDIYFLDNSAEKGGAISSGSLSISADYGNVTFSNNLCLPASGDIYRNAINVGNNSKIELGAKYSRSILFYDPIEYDNTGSNHMIINPQSDHQGCVVFSGATVYDDLKTEKNLFSQSKTKVELKNGVLAIEDGAGIATYQFEQTGGRLCLGSGGTLAAKEQSSSVKNATATITDLGLNLPSLLSGSQPAKLWIYPSATTTAGAATTFAENTDASITLSGNLTLTDEEGNSPYDTLDLSQGRNHIPLLYLCDNTAPKINLSNLNVNAINDTEHYGYQGLWALKWEEKTTATGTSSADKANTNHKYLYGDWTPTHYLPNPKYQTALVANALWETFYTTMSSMRTFPDIMEIPAIFELQGQGLITSIHQDNRLKKPGFRMESSGYAVGTSSAKETQQRISFSFAQHFAHLKEKESENKLSSKNYVAGMQLRLPWFDKDVITTTTLIYNYGAHNTKHNYRKENKISHGDFYSHSFAASFNTTFDLNPIYEDFDCAIFVEAMAFRGSLSSFSEIGDYARSFAVIHPLYNVTLPMGILCQWSHDVHLVSSWKLQLAYHPVIYRHYPELRTTLITSKGSWESEGTHVARNALAFAIGNETYLFSNLKVFLDYQANFSSSTFCNYLKAGSALEF; from the coding sequence ATGAAGCTTAAAAAGATCCCCATGCGCAATTACTCTCTACGTCTACTTGCTTTCTCCTCTCTCGCTTTTATTACCTCCTTAGAAGCTAGAGATCTATCTTTCCCCTTCATTGTTCCCTCCATCAATCTTCCTTCTTCAGAGATACTAAAATCTTATGTAGAGGAGACAAATTTATTGGGAAATACACGTGGGATAGCTTCACTTACACTAGATGGTTATCAAAAGCTTATTGCCTCTTCACAGATAACAATAGAACAAGGTGCTGTTTTAAACTGTTTCGACTTAAACATTTGCAATACACAAGGCCCTATGATTTTTGTAAACAATAGTACTCAAAAAAGAGGGGGAACATTTCAAACAGAAAATTTGCAAATAGACAATAATAATGGCTTTATTTTATTTTCCAATAACTCAGCAAAAAATAGTAATACTAATATCAATGCCAGCATATCCTCACCTGGAGGAGCTATCCGAACAGAACGACTTAGAATAACAAACAACAAACGGCCTATCTATTTCTTAATGAACTCCTCATCTACTGATGGAGGAGCTATCCGAACAACGAATATCATATTATCAAATAATGAAGCTCCCTGTCTGTTTTATAGTAATGTATCCCTTTGGGATACGGGTGGTGGTGGAGCCATAATGACAAATAGTTTTGAAAGCTCAAACAATTCTGATGATATTTTATTCATCGATAATCGTGCAGGAACAGGAGGAGGAATTATCTCATACGGAGGCTGTTCTTTTTCTAGAAACCAAGGGAATATCGTCTTTTCAAATAATGTAACTTCAAATCTAAGTGAGGTTAACAATTCTAATGGGGGTGGTATAACAGCATCCTCTCTAGCATTTACTGGAAATTCTGGAAAAATCATTTTCCAAAATAATTCCTCGACAGGATTAGGAGGAGCTTGTCAATGCAGCTCTTTAAATATTAGCGAAAATCATGACATATATTTCCTTGATAATTCTGCAGAAAAAGGCGGAGCCATAAGCAGTGGATCCCTATCTATATCCGCAGATTATGGCAATGTAACTTTCAGCAATAACCTTTGCCTTCCTGCTAGCGGGGATATCTATAGAAATGCCATAAATGTAGGGAACAACTCTAAAATAGAGTTAGGAGCGAAATATTCCCGATCCATTCTTTTTTATGATCCTATAGAATACGATAATACAGGATCAAATCATATGATCATCAATCCCCAAAGCGATCATCAAGGCTGTGTAGTCTTTTCAGGAGCTACTGTCTACGATGATCTGAAAACAGAAAAGAATCTGTTTTCACAATCTAAAACTAAAGTAGAGCTTAAAAATGGGGTTCTTGCCATCGAAGATGGCGCCGGAATAGCTACCTATCAATTTGAGCAAACCGGAGGTAGGTTATGTCTTGGAAGCGGAGGAACCCTCGCAGCAAAAGAACAAAGTAGCAGCGTAAAAAATGCTACAGCGACAATAACAGATCTTGGTCTGAATCTTCCTTCACTACTCTCAGGATCACAACCTGCAAAATTATGGATCTATCCTTCAGCTACAACAACTGCTGGGGCCGCAACAACATTTGCAGAAAATACTGATGCTTCCATCACCTTATCAGGAAATCTTACATTAACTGATGAAGAAGGCAATAGCCCCTACGATACTCTAGACTTATCTCAAGGTAGGAATCATATTCCCCTGCTCTATCTTTGTGATAATACAGCTCCAAAAATCAACCTGTCTAATCTCAATGTCAATGCCATTAACGATACAGAGCATTACGGTTATCAGGGATTATGGGCTTTAAAATGGGAAGAAAAGACAACTGCTACAGGAACTTCTTCAGCAGATAAAGCCAATACGAATCATAAATACTTGTATGGAGATTGGACACCAACGCACTACCTTCCCAATCCGAAATACCAAACAGCACTTGTTGCTAATGCTCTTTGGGAGACTTTCTATACAACGATGTCAAGCATGCGTACGTTTCCTGATATCATGGAAATTCCCGCTATCTTTGAACTTCAAGGGCAAGGATTAATAACATCGATTCATCAAGATAATCGTCTGAAGAAACCAGGATTCCGCATGGAATCCTCAGGATATGCTGTAGGCACATCCTCAGCAAAAGAAACACAACAGAGAATTTCTTTTTCTTTTGCTCAGCATTTTGCCCATCTTAAAGAAAAAGAATCAGAAAATAAGCTTTCTTCGAAAAACTATGTTGCAGGTATGCAGCTGCGCCTTCCTTGGTTTGACAAAGATGTAATCACGACCACAACATTAATTTATAACTACGGTGCTCACAATACAAAACATAACTATAGAAAAGAGAATAAAATCTCTCATGGAGATTTCTATAGCCATAGCTTTGCAGCATCTTTTAACACCACATTTGATCTAAACCCAATTTATGAAGATTTTGACTGCGCTATATTCGTAGAAGCTATGGCCTTCAGAGGATCGTTATCTAGTTTCTCAGAAATCGGAGATTATGCAAGAAGCTTTGCAGTTATTCACCCACTATATAATGTTACCCTACCTATGGGGATTCTCTGCCAATGGTCACATGATGTACATCTAGTATCCTCTTGGAAACTACAACTTGCTTACCACCCTGTGATCTATAGACACTATCCTGAATTGCGTACTACTTTGATAACAAGTAAAGGATCTTGGGAATCTGAAGGCACTCATGTTGCACGTAATGCACTAGCGTTTGCTATAGGTAATGAAACCTACCTATTCTCAAATCTAAAAGTCTTTCTAGATTATCAAGCAAACTTCTCCTCTTCTACATTCTGTAACTACCTAAAAGCAGGAAGTGCTCTAGAATTTTAA
- a CDS encoding polymorphic outer membrane protein middle domain-containing protein, whose protein sequence is MYLAPLSLVLFLCFCSYGYGKEHSTTDDNSSLSHFDFPIPMREYSPIDKRLSRDVSKDLSISNYLQTEFFSDQSNRDKGGAVTCKSLNLTNNLGTIFFVGNRALQNGGAVYAVENVSISKNTSVVFSKNNSLDLFSTPMSSTCFGGAIATKNFEASYNTKSLEFIANSAKMYGGAIYAEKTCSFSNNSADLLFKGNLSTFMPSFGGAIYTETCEIANNSGKITFINNAGQGGAIQATTSTTIKDNTGTIIFMNNRGSISQRNPFTVEDEYSEGGGILSPKITIENNTGPIYFDGNMASAYGGALDYTNLTIKNNGPIYFLNNSAHQGAALYVKNAGGTTTISADNGDIIFDNNVMNEGNRLRRSINYFRGAHTLSLGASQNYKICLYDTINTTNLTTLSLNPESYHTGAVVFSGKHVQPALANDLQNFQTSYNNEITVKYGTLAIKSGAQLSAYKITQDNSTYLALGKNTVIKTQQKDDSTKDSNLQLKNLLIDLPEVLSPQSEPPMIWIYPDTASSKFTENATAKITITGSVELYDGKEKDFYDNLDLSQPINGVALLHLSETSGNPITTTDLNIQTINPGEHYGYQGLWSPYWGEITTVTNDASAATANTKHRYLYADWTPLGYTPNPLYKGDLVPNLLWQSAYLIANIPSSMPKSNLEENMFIEGEGLGLYIHQRNKYGNSGFSSRAYGYTVRGQAKSVTNQCFALSFAQIIDKTLENETDHKSNSHSYLASLSWHIPWFNESLITSASFRYCYSDHHLKNSYNDGQEKSQAEFYNHALCAVFGWALPEWYAFSHFSITPFMQMIALQVEQTNIKEVGDHARTFSNQNPLRNIALPIGGELSGSSYSKIPTTWELEFSYQPTIYRNKPKVLTALLASKGSWTSSATSVEKNAFHAKGKYSIDPFSNLRIFLNYQLDLSSSTTAHYIHAGSRWLF, encoded by the coding sequence ATGTATTTAGCGCCTCTCTCTTTAGTTTTGTTCCTTTGTTTCTGCTCTTACGGATACGGAAAAGAGCATTCTACAACGGATGATAATTCTTCTCTTTCTCATTTCGACTTTCCTATTCCTATGAGGGAATATTCTCCGATAGACAAACGTTTATCGAGAGATGTCTCTAAAGATCTGTCAATATCGAATTATCTTCAGACGGAATTCTTCTCTGATCAATCTAACAGAGATAAGGGGGGCGCGGTTACCTGCAAATCTCTGAATCTAACGAACAATCTGGGGACCATTTTCTTTGTAGGAAATAGGGCTTTACAAAACGGTGGAGCCGTTTATGCTGTAGAAAACGTTTCAATATCTAAAAATACCAGTGTTGTTTTTTCCAAAAATAATTCTTTAGATTTATTTTCTACACCGATGAGTTCTACTTGTTTTGGAGGAGCGATAGCCACGAAAAATTTTGAGGCTTCTTACAACACGAAATCCTTAGAATTCATTGCCAATAGTGCGAAAATGTATGGCGGGGCTATTTATGCAGAAAAAACATGTTCTTTTTCTAATAACTCCGCTGATCTTCTCTTTAAAGGAAATCTCTCTACATTCATGCCTAGTTTTGGCGGGGCTATTTACACTGAGACCTGTGAGATTGCCAATAATTCAGGGAAAATTACCTTCATTAACAATGCCGGACAGGGTGGTGCTATTCAAGCCACCACATCAACAACTATTAAAGATAATACGGGAACGATTATTTTTATGAATAATCGTGGGTCTATCTCTCAAAGGAACCCTTTCACAGTTGAAGATGAATATTCCGAGGGCGGAGGCATTCTCAGTCCAAAAATCACTATAGAAAACAATACCGGACCTATTTACTTCGATGGAAATATGGCTTCTGCTTATGGAGGAGCACTAGATTATACCAACCTTACTATCAAAAATAATGGGCCTATATATTTCTTAAACAACAGTGCTCACCAGGGGGCCGCTTTATATGTGAAAAATGCAGGAGGTACTACTACCATCTCTGCGGATAATGGAGATATTATTTTTGATAATAACGTTATGAATGAAGGCAATCGTCTTCGACGTTCCATAAATTATTTTCGAGGTGCTCATACTCTATCCTTAGGAGCAAGCCAAAACTACAAAATATGTCTCTATGATACGATAAATACCACTAATCTTACGACTCTATCTCTCAATCCCGAATCCTACCATACAGGTGCAGTTGTCTTTTCAGGAAAGCATGTACAGCCTGCCTTAGCTAATGATCTACAGAATTTTCAAACCAGCTATAATAATGAAATCACCGTTAAATATGGCACTCTAGCCATAAAGAGCGGGGCTCAACTTTCTGCATATAAAATCACACAAGATAATTCTACCTACCTAGCTTTAGGGAAAAATACTGTTATTAAGACTCAACAAAAAGATGACTCAACTAAAGATAGTAATCTACAACTGAAGAATCTCCTCATTGATCTTCCAGAAGTTTTAAGTCCTCAATCTGAACCTCCGATGATCTGGATTTATCCAGATACAGCTAGTAGTAAATTTACGGAAAATGCTACGGCGAAAATCACGATAACAGGCTCTGTGGAGCTTTACGACGGGAAAGAAAAAGATTTTTACGACAATTTAGATCTCTCACAACCCATCAATGGCGTAGCTTTGCTACACCTTTCCGAGACTTCAGGCAATCCCATTACAACTACAGATTTGAATATCCAAACGATAAATCCTGGTGAGCACTACGGTTATCAAGGTCTTTGGTCTCCCTATTGGGGAGAAATTACAACAGTAACAAACGATGCTAGTGCAGCTACAGCTAATACTAAACATAGATATCTCTATGCCGATTGGACACCGTTAGGCTACACGCCAAATCCTTTATACAAAGGCGATCTTGTCCCTAATCTCCTTTGGCAATCTGCCTACCTTATAGCAAATATCCCCTCCTCTATGCCTAAAAGCAATCTCGAAGAAAATATGTTTATCGAGGGAGAAGGATTAGGACTCTATATCCATCAAAGGAATAAATACGGAAATTCAGGGTTTTCCTCCCGAGCCTATGGTTATACTGTTAGAGGACAAGCTAAATCAGTAACAAATCAGTGCTTCGCTTTATCTTTTGCTCAAATCATTGACAAAACTTTAGAAAACGAAACGGATCATAAAAGTAACTCCCATAGCTACCTTGCTAGTCTTTCCTGGCACATTCCTTGGTTTAATGAGTCTTTAATCACATCAGCATCTTTTAGATACTGCTATTCAGATCACCATCTGAAAAACTCTTACAATGATGGGCAAGAAAAATCACAAGCTGAGTTTTATAATCACGCTTTATGTGCAGTTTTCGGATGGGCTTTACCCGAATGGTATGCTTTTTCTCATTTTTCAATCACACCATTCATGCAAATGATTGCTCTACAAGTAGAGCAAACAAATATAAAAGAAGTTGGGGATCATGCGCGTACATTTTCTAATCAAAATCCTCTAAGAAATATAGCCTTACCTATAGGAGGAGAACTTTCAGGTTCTTCATACTCTAAAATTCCTACAACATGGGAATTAGAATTTTCCTATCAGCCAACAATCTATAGAAATAAGCCCAAAGTACTCACCGCATTATTAGCAAGTAAAGGATCCTGGACATCTTCAGCAACTTCCGTAGAGAAAAATGCCTTCCATGCCAAAGGAAAATATTCTATCGATCCTTTCTCTAATTTACGTATTTTCCTGAACTACCAACTCGACCTATCTTCATCTACAACAGCACATTATATACATGCAGGAAGTAGGTGGTTATTTTAA